Sequence from the Desulfomicrobium apsheronum genome:
CGATTCCATTCCGAACTCGGAAGTTAAGACCTCCAGCGCCGATGATACTGCAAGTTCACTTGTGGGAAAGTAGGTCGTCGCCAGGACCTTTTTTTCTCTTCTCCATACAATGAGCATCACTCTCGCCATTCTCACCTTTCTTCTGCTAATCCTCGCTTTCTTCACACATATTTTTTCTTTTCCAGCAAACTGGTTCATCATTTTGATCTTGGGCATCTGGTCCTGGATTAGTCCCGAATCTCCCCTTACCCTGACTACTTTTTTGGTTTTCGTTGCTGTTGCTTTTCTTGGCGAATGCATCGAATTTGTCTTGCAAGCCTTTGGCGCTCGCAAATATGGTGCGTCTTCCTCAGGTAACTGGGGTGCCTTCGCCGGAGCCATCTTTGGAGCGATTCTTGGGGCCCCTTTTTTCCTTGGCCT
This genomic interval carries:
- a CDS encoding DUF456 domain-containing protein; the encoded protein is MSITLAILTFLLLILAFFTHIFSFPANWFIILILGIWSWISPESPLTLTTFLVFVAVAFLGECIEFVLQAFGARKYGASSSGNWGAFAGAIFGAILGAPFFLGLGALLGAVGGAYLGCLGVELMNHRPFDESKKAALGAMIGKVLGLAVKIGIGIAFLVHAFELLFRV